AAGGCTGCGGTGCATCCCCAGCCTGAAGCTGTATTCTTTCTGCCTGTCTTGTCTCTCCAATCTTCACACAACGCTGCTTGGAACATCCCGATAAACGCCTCTGTTTTGTAAATTTTATTGGTCAAAAAAGGCCTCTTTCAGAAGTTACCTTTTAGAAAAAGAAAGCGCATAAACAAGCCCAAATCGCGCCTTTCAAATCAAAAAGCAATGCCGTTTCTGACACATTATCCTGCAACCTGCATCACTTTGGCTTGCAATCTGCATCAAAACACCACGTCTTCTGCATCAAGACAGCATGCAAAGTGAGGCAAAACACGATGCAATATGCGTCAAAACAGCAATAAAATCAACATGATTTCAGCCCTGAAAACAACTGATATTACATAACAACCTGATAGCCAACGCATTACTTAAAAGGCTCAAAACTCGCGTATTTCGGCCCGACATAAAATGTTTTTTGAATACGCGAGCTATGCGAAAGCATTTGTAAAAATAAATAACTAAAAACCAATTCCAGTACTCCCCAAGGGAAGAAGCACTGACTAACGACACGTTATCACCCCTGCCGCATATTCTCCCATGGCACGATATCCCTCGGGATTGGGGTGCAACCAATCGCTCTGCCAATGTTTCTGCAGGCGTTCGGGGTCGTTAGGATCGCGAAGCAGCTCATCGAAATCAAGAATGCCGTCGACCTTCTCACGCTGACTGCGTATCCATTGATTTACAGTTTGGCGGGCCGCTTCATGGAAAGCAGAGTAATAGCCGGCCCCCTTGAATGGCGTAATCGTGCCGAGATAGACGCGCAGATTGCGCTCCTTGGCCTTGCGTATCATCTCTTCGTAGGCATAGATAAGGTCATTTGCCACGGTTTCGCTTTGGCCGAAAGCTGCTGCTCCGATGTCATTTACGCCCTCAAAGATAACAACCGCACGCACACCTCGCTGTGAAAGGACATCCCGATTGAAGCGTTCGCGAGCCATAAACCCAAAGCCTCCCTTCATCGTTACACGGTTGTTGCCGATGCCGAGATTAAGAACTCCGACGTCGGTCACGCCTTGTTTCTTCTGCAAAACCTCTGAAAGGATGTCCGGCCAGCGGTTTTGTGCGTTGTTGGTTGAGTTCTTTCCATCGGTGATGGAATTGCCGATGATGGCTATACTCTTGGCTGTGAGGTCATAAACATCAATGGCCGAGATGTTAAACCAATGGTCTTCACGGAACGCTTTGGCAAAACTCGTCTTGGGAGTTGACACACCCCGCAGGATATAACTCGTTGTTCGGGACCCCATGTGAACCGTAGGGACGGCGGGAGCCTTGGTATAATTAATGGTAATGGCAAGCTTTTCCAACGGTTGAAGATCGAAGTTCAACGCATCACTGAAAGCGGCCTTGCCCGCCGGAATGACGGTGTTGTAACGGCCACCAAACGTGAGATACTTCGCCGTGGCGGGCACAATAACGAAGCTGTCGGCAGCATGTGCGATGTAGACCGAGCGGATAACGAGCGGTTCACGCGAGAGTTCGTTGCTCAACTCAAGCCGAAGCTGCTTGCCACCTATCGAGACTTTTACAATCTGTCGCACCGAACGACCGCTCATGTTGTTGTTATAAGGCATGAAACTCTTTACTACAGGCTGCTGCGCTGTAGCCCAAGTGCCCACCCAGTGATTGTCTGTCACGGCATTTGCCAACTGTGCCTGTGCCGCAACAGAAATGAATAACAGAATTAATCCTACAAATCTTTTCATCTTTTTACCTTTATATTATCGCTTTGCAAAGGTAACACTATTTTCTGATTACAGGCAAAAAGGGCTGGCAAAAGCCAGCCCCAAAGCGAGAGAGAAATTTAATAATCCACACGTGGATATGTCTTTCGTCTATTTTGTGCGCTTCATCACGAAGCCATAAGCTGCAGATTATTCGCCACCTGCCCACCACACGCGCTTCGTGAAGACATACATTCCGGCAT
The nucleotide sequence above comes from Segatella oris. Encoded proteins:
- a CDS encoding SGNH/GDSL hydrolase family protein, producing the protein MKRFVGLILLFISVAAQAQLANAVTDNHWVGTWATAQQPVVKSFMPYNNNMSGRSVRQIVKVSIGGKQLRLELSNELSREPLVIRSVYIAHAADSFVIVPATAKYLTFGGRYNTVIPAGKAAFSDALNFDLQPLEKLAITINYTKAPAVPTVHMGSRTTSYILRGVSTPKTSFAKAFREDHWFNISAIDVYDLTAKSIAIIGNSITDGKNSTNNAQNRWPDILSEVLQKKQGVTDVGVLNLGIGNNRVTMKGGFGFMARERFNRDVLSQRGVRAVVIFEGVNDIGAAAFGQSETVANDLIYAYEEMIRKAKERNLRVYLGTITPFKGAGYYSAFHEAARQTVNQWIRSQREKVDGILDFDELLRDPNDPERLQKHWQSDWLHPNPEGYRAMGEYAAGVITCR